One Glycine soja cultivar W05 chromosome 2, ASM419377v2, whole genome shotgun sequence genomic region harbors:
- the LOC114379748 gene encoding metalloendoproteinase 5-MMP-like, which translates to MKPYLRPIFLLFLILLHQSISASASNSRFIEFFSKLKNSFNPKSEELKSKDIKKLPSVEYLKKIHEGVKDLSQDLFIPKIPFLNPKNPKLPRIPLFKSPPPPMYRLQLKSDPPPPDYRVQLKSDPPAPNAPPKQINIKGLSVVKDYLSDYGYIESSGPFTDSFDQEIISAIKTYQNFSNLQVTGGLNKQLIQQMLSIRCGVPDVNFDYNFTDDNISYPKAGHRWFPNRNLTYGFLPENQIPDNMTKVFRDSFARWAQASGTLSLTETTYDNADIQVGFYNFTNSRIEVYGGSLIFLQPDSSKKGVVLLNGNMGWLLPSENATLSKDDGVLDLETAAMHQIGHLLGLDHSHKEDSVMYPYILSSQQRKVQLSNSDKANIHHQFGKHD; encoded by the coding sequence ATGAAACCGTACCTACGTCCAATATTCCTATTATTCCTTATCCTTCTCCACCAATCCATTTCGGCGAGTGCTTCAAATAGTAGGTTTATagaattcttttcaaaattaaagaattcttttaatcctaagtctgaaGAACTCAAATCAAAAGATATAAAGAAGCTCCCGAGCGTCGAATATTTGAAGAAGATACATGAGGGAGTTAAGGACTTATCTCAAGATTTATTTATCCCGAAAATCCCGTTTCTCAACCCGAAAAACCCGAAACTCCCAAGAATCCCGCTATTTAAATCTCCCCCACCGCCAATGTACCGTTTACAACTAAAGTCCGATCCCCCACCGCCAGACTACCGTGTACAACTAAAGTCCGATCCCCCAGCGCCAAATGCACCACCGAAGCAAATCAATATTAAGGGCCTGTCCGTCGTCAAAGATTACTTATCTGACTACGGCTACATTGAATCCTCTGGGCCATTTACCGATTCTTTCGACCAGGAAATAATATCAGCCATTAAGACCTACCAGAATTTTTCCAATCTTCAAGTTACCGGCGGCCTGAACAAACAGCTTATTCAGCAAATGTTGTCCATACGATGCGGTGTCCCCGACGTTAACTTCGACTACAACTTCACCGACGACAACATTTCCTATCCCAAAGCCGGACACCGCTGGTTCCCAAACAGAAACCTCACATACGGTTTTCTTCCCGAAAACCAAATCCCAGACAACATGACTAAGGTGTTCAGAGATTCCTTTGCGAGGTGGGCCCAAGCCTCGGGGACTTTGAGTCTCACGGAGACAACCTACGACAACGCCGACATCCAGGTAGGGTTCTACAACTTCACTAACTCGAGGATTGAAGTGTATGGTGGCAGCCTTATATTTTTGCAACCGGATTCTAGTAAGAAAGGGGTGGTACTTCTGAACGGTAACATGGGCTGGTTACTTCCAAGTGAAAACGCCACACTGTCTAAAGATGATGGAGTTTTGGACTTGGAGACTGCGGCGATGCACCAGATAGGGCATCTACTTGGACTTGATCACTCTCACAAAGAGGACTCTGTTATGTATCCTTACATATTGTCATCACAGCAACGAAAGGTGCAGCTTTCCAATTCTGACAAGGCCAACATTCACCATCAGTTTGGTAAGCATGATTAG